In Oncorhynchus tshawytscha isolate Ot180627B unplaced genomic scaffold, Otsh_v2.0 Un_scaffold_4246_pilon_pilon, whole genome shotgun sequence, a genomic segment contains:
- the LOC121846173 gene encoding coiled-coil domain-containing protein 80-like isoform X2 translates to MEWFFFDTAKMKQTLHLCVLWLLLVWSTGASDRRPLKRTILRRTSLQGGIFNRTQNVLNSDSIAPSAGGINVSPMTSHRDRMQRDEKVEPPRRGKEPPRRRMMPSRRIPQQPKKPINQVGSGTGTSQDNSKPVTGEAVQPQSTPARTGPGSAGSLNVLASFAGKNRVLVISAPHDSDGYYRLMMTLLKSDVYCQMAERHMQMIVMFHQEGERGGKVRRVNAKGQVTEEPLDTVLIPRLMNFLKLEEGKFGMVLLRKTLQVEERYPYPVRLEAMYEVMDQTHMRKLEKARQRGFVQRCKAAGVEGQVVEFQGQGVLTTGSEVTVNSTVERVPVRKGVQRPAQGPKAVTVTTTRPTTKPTMTTKATTITTKTTTTTKPTRTTKKTTTTTTKPPPTTKATTTITTAKPTTTPTRKTTTTTTKPTTTTTTTKVTTTTKPTTTTKTTTTTTTIKPTTTTKPKTTTTRRTTTTTTTKPTVPKPLDPQTTPHWDLEVPTTDESSYILSETHKNGIDDVTESHRDQYEEDTTDDTKHGRQVVTSPTQLTNNKPTEGGEELGSELKVDSDAQVETASPKKSKVKRPVNAERKKKADKSGKKSKADKKRLKATKDSDGGFYRGRRPGKKAAINQEKEADNKRPPTKQPNLLVSFFGHFEKRRRLLVISTPDEENPMYTQQRDEYLEHVCELGVRKISLITIFGSLTNGTMKMDHYQPEKDQPLKGMKDEDFTNQPLIRALRTELGLIFDDYYMVLTDFDMKVKQEYEVPIAMTAVFDYIDTFSSRIKEMEQQKRQGVTCKTEDKSKSLENFLSRFRWRRRLFVISSSDDEEWAYQQQLYALTSQACNLGLRHLSVLKLIGKDMEDMGGTLELYPINGTATVEREDVSPSLVQDIRNYFQISPEYFSMLLVGKDGNVKSWYPSPMWSMSIIYDLVDSMQLRRQEMAIQQSLGMRCPEDEYGGYGHDRDPDGYHRGYGY, encoded by the exons ATGGAATG GTTTTTCTTTGACACTGCAAAAATGAAACAGacactgcatctctgtgtgttATGGCTGTTGCTGGTATGGAGCACAGGGGCCTCTGACAGGAGACCCCTCAAAAGGACAATCTTACGACGAACATCCCTCCAGGGGGGGATTTTTAACAGAACACAAAATGTGCTGAACTCTGACAGTATTGCTCCTTCCGCTGGTGGTATAAATGTATCCCCTATGACGAGCCATCGTGACAGAatgcagagagatgagaaagTTGAGCCTCCAAGAAGAGGAAAAGAACCACCAAGAAGAAGGATGATGCCAAGCAGAAGAATACCCCAACAACCAAAGAAACCCATAAACCAGGTTGGCAGTGGCACTGGCACATCTCAAGACAACAGTAAACCAGTGACAGGGGAGGCGGTTCAGCCTCAGTCCACACCAGCCCGCACCGGCCCCGGCAGCGCAGGCTCCCTCAACGTCCTGGCCAGCTTCGCAGGGAAGAACCGGGTCCTGGTCATCTCCGCCCCACATGACTCAGACGGTTACTATCGCCTGATGATGACCCTCCTCAAGTCGGACGTCTACTGCCAGATGGCGGAGCGGCACATGCAGATGATAGTGATGTTCCAccaggagggagagcgaggcggGAAGGTGCGGCGGGTCAACGCCAAGGGACAGGTGACGGAGGAGCCCCTGGATACGGTCCTCATCCCCAGGCTGATGAACTTCCTGAAGCTGGAGGAGGGGAAGTTTGGCATGGTTCTCCTTAGGAAGACCCTccaggtggaggagaggtaccCGTACCCGGTCAGGCTGGAGGCTATGTACGAGGTGATGGACCAGACCCACATGCGCAAGCTGGAGAAGGCCAGGCAGAGGGGCTTCGTGCAGAGGTGCAAGGCGGCCGGTGTTGAGGGCCAGGTGGTTGAGTTTCAGGGCCAGGGGGTATTGACCACGGGGTCAGAGGTCACAGTGAACTCTACAGTGGAGAGGGTGCCAGTGAGGAAAGGGGTGCAGAGACCAGCTCAAGGACCAAAGGCTGTGACAGTTACCACAACCCGACCAACCACAAAACCAACTATGACCACAAAGGCAACCACAATTACAACAAAGacaaccaccacaacaaaaccaacaagaacaacaaaaaaaacaactacaaccacaacaaaaccaccaccaacaacaaaagCAACCACAACCATAACTACAGCAAAGCCAACCACAACCCCCACCAGAAAAACAACCACGACCACAACAAAACCAACAACTACTACAACGACCACAAAAGTAACCACCACAACAAAACCAACAACCACAACAAAAACAACCACGACCACCACTACTATAAAACCAACCACCACAACAAAACCAAAAACTACAACAACACGAcgaaccacaaccacaaccaccacaaaaCCCACAGTTCCGAAGCCCTTGGACCCCCAGACAACACCGCACTGGGACCTAGAGGTCCCCACCACAGACGAATCCTCCTACATCCTCTCAGAGACCCACAAAAATGGCATAGATGACGTTACAGAATCCCACAGAGACCAATATGAAGAAGACACAACCGACGATACCAAACATGGCCGACAAGTTGTTACCTCTCCAACTCAGCTCACTAACAACAAACCAACTGAAGGAGGGGAAGAGCTGGGCAGTGAACTTAAGGTTGACTCTGATGCACAGGTGGAAACAGCTTCCCCCAAGAAGAGCAAGGTCAAGCGGCCTGTCAATGCAGAGAGGAAGAAAAAGGCTGATAAATCAGGCAAAAAGAGTAAAGCAGACAAGAAAAGGTTGAAGGCTACTAAAGACAGTGATGGGGGCTTCTATCGTGGCAGGAGACCAGGGAAGAAGGCCGCTATTAACCAGGAGAAAGAAGCAGACAACAAGAGGCCCCCCACAAAACAGCCAAACCTCTTAGTATCCTTTTTTGGTCATTTTGAGAAGAGACGACGTCTACTT GTGATCAGTACTCCAGACGAGGAGAATCCTATGTACACGCAGCAGAgagatgagtatctggagcatgtgTGTGAATTGGGTGTCAGAAAAATCTCTCTTATCACCATCTTTGGCTCTCTGACCAATGGCACCATGAAGATGGACCATTACCAGCCTG AGAAGGATCAGCCTCTGAAAGGCATGAAAGACGAGGACTTCACAAACCAGCCCCTCATCAGAGCCTTGAGGACTGAGTTGGGACTGATATTTGACGACTACTATATGGTGCTGACCGACTTTGATATGAAAGTGAAG CAAGAATATGAGGTGCCCATCGCCATGACGGCTGTGTTTGACTACATAGACACATTCTCTTCTCGCATCAAGGAGATGGAACAGCAGAAGAGACAAGGAGTGACGTGTAAGACAGAAGACAAATCCAAATCCCTGGAGAACTTCCTCTCACG GTTCCGCTGGAGACGCAGGCTGTTTGtgatctcctcctctgacgacgAGGAATGGGCCTATCAGCAGCAGCTCTACGCCCTGACTAGCCAGGCCTGCAATCTGG GCCTGCGCCACTTGTCTGTGCTGAAGCTGATTGGAAAGGACATGGAGGATATGGGCGGGACCCTTGAGCTATACCCAATCAACG GGACTGCCACTGTGGAACGTGAGGACGTTTCTCCCTCTCTGGTGCAGGACATCAGGAACTACTTCCAGATCAGCCCAGAGTACTTCTCTATGCTGCTGGTGGGGAAAGACGGCAACGTCAAGTCCTGGTACCCGTCTCCCATGTGGTCCATGTCCATCATATATGACCTGGTTGACTCCATGCAGCTCCGCAGACAGGAGATGGCTATCCAGCAGTCCCTTGGCATGCGCTGTCCTGAGGATGAGTATGGGGGCTACGGTCATGACAGAGACCCCGATGGTTACCACCGTGGATATGGTTACTAA
- the LOC112267521 gene encoding fas apoptotic inhibitory molecule 1-like, with protein MMAGDVVGIWEVALSDGVYRIEFEHGTATGKRVVWINGQEVLRRDWMFKLVGKETFTVGGMETKATVNIEAISGFTYEYTLEIDGKSLQKFIDNRSKVTKTWVLQVDGVDCRIVLEKDTMDVWFNGQKMETEGEFVDDGTETHFTVADHECCIKALSSGKKRAGIVHYLMVDGEAVAGWTD; from the exons ATGATGGCCGGAGATGTTGTTGGTATCTGGGAGGTGGCGTTAAGCGATGGGGTTTACAGGATTGAGTTTGAACACGGCACGGCGACAGGGAAGAGGGTTGTTTGGATCAATGGACAG GAGGTGCTCAGAAGAGATTGGATGTTCAAACTGGTTGGAAAGGAGACCTTCACAGTGGGAGGCATGGAAACAAAAGCAACAGTAAACATTGAGgctatcagtggctttacctacGAGTACACCTTGGAGATTGATGGCAAGAGTCTCCAGAAGTTCATAGATAACAGATCCAAAGTCACTAAGACGTGGGTGCTGCAAGTGGATGGTGTTGACTGCAGGATTGTCCTTG AAAAGGACACAATGGAtgtatggttcaatgggcagaaAATGGAGACCGAG GGAGAGTTTGTGGATGACGGAACAGAGACACACTTCACGGTGGCAGACCATGAATGCTGCATCAAGGCTTTGAGCAGTGGGAAGAAGAGAGCTGGCATCGTCCATTACTTAATGGTGGATGGGGAAGCAGTGGCCGGCTGGACAGATTGA
- the LOC121846173 gene encoding coiled-coil domain-containing protein 80-like isoform X1 — translation MYVISAAETEKGGIGRLPQYFLSSGSYFFVTRMEWFFFDTAKMKQTLHLCVLWLLLVWSTGASDRRPLKRTILRRTSLQGGIFNRTQNVLNSDSIAPSAGGINVSPMTSHRDRMQRDEKVEPPRRGKEPPRRRMMPSRRIPQQPKKPINQVGSGTGTSQDNSKPVTGEAVQPQSTPARTGPGSAGSLNVLASFAGKNRVLVISAPHDSDGYYRLMMTLLKSDVYCQMAERHMQMIVMFHQEGERGGKVRRVNAKGQVTEEPLDTVLIPRLMNFLKLEEGKFGMVLLRKTLQVEERYPYPVRLEAMYEVMDQTHMRKLEKARQRGFVQRCKAAGVEGQVVEFQGQGVLTTGSEVTVNSTVERVPVRKGVQRPAQGPKAVTVTTTRPTTKPTMTTKATTITTKTTTTTKPTRTTKKTTTTTTKPPPTTKATTTITTAKPTTTPTRKTTTTTTKPTTTTTTTKVTTTTKPTTTTKTTTTTTTIKPTTTTKPKTTTTRRTTTTTTTKPTVPKPLDPQTTPHWDLEVPTTDESSYILSETHKNGIDDVTESHRDQYEEDTTDDTKHGRQVVTSPTQLTNNKPTEGGEELGSELKVDSDAQVETASPKKSKVKRPVNAERKKKADKSGKKSKADKKRLKATKDSDGGFYRGRRPGKKAAINQEKEADNKRPPTKQPNLLVSFFGHFEKRRRLLVISTPDEENPMYTQQRDEYLEHVCELGVRKISLITIFGSLTNGTMKMDHYQPEKDQPLKGMKDEDFTNQPLIRALRTELGLIFDDYYMVLTDFDMKVKQEYEVPIAMTAVFDYIDTFSSRIKEMEQQKRQGVTCKTEDKSKSLENFLSRFRWRRRLFVISSSDDEEWAYQQQLYALTSQACNLGLRHLSVLKLIGKDMEDMGGTLELYPINGTATVEREDVSPSLVQDIRNYFQISPEYFSMLLVGKDGNVKSWYPSPMWSMSIIYDLVDSMQLRRQEMAIQQSLGMRCPEDEYGGYGHDRDPDGYHRGYGY, via the exons ATGTATGTCATTTCAGCTGCAGAAACGGAGAAAGGAGGCATTGGACGACTGCCACAATATTTCTTATCATCGGGGAGTTATTTTTTTGTCACCAGAATGGAATG GTTTTTCTTTGACACTGCAAAAATGAAACAGacactgcatctctgtgtgttATGGCTGTTGCTGGTATGGAGCACAGGGGCCTCTGACAGGAGACCCCTCAAAAGGACAATCTTACGACGAACATCCCTCCAGGGGGGGATTTTTAACAGAACACAAAATGTGCTGAACTCTGACAGTATTGCTCCTTCCGCTGGTGGTATAAATGTATCCCCTATGACGAGCCATCGTGACAGAatgcagagagatgagaaagTTGAGCCTCCAAGAAGAGGAAAAGAACCACCAAGAAGAAGGATGATGCCAAGCAGAAGAATACCCCAACAACCAAAGAAACCCATAAACCAGGTTGGCAGTGGCACTGGCACATCTCAAGACAACAGTAAACCAGTGACAGGGGAGGCGGTTCAGCCTCAGTCCACACCAGCCCGCACCGGCCCCGGCAGCGCAGGCTCCCTCAACGTCCTGGCCAGCTTCGCAGGGAAGAACCGGGTCCTGGTCATCTCCGCCCCACATGACTCAGACGGTTACTATCGCCTGATGATGACCCTCCTCAAGTCGGACGTCTACTGCCAGATGGCGGAGCGGCACATGCAGATGATAGTGATGTTCCAccaggagggagagcgaggcggGAAGGTGCGGCGGGTCAACGCCAAGGGACAGGTGACGGAGGAGCCCCTGGATACGGTCCTCATCCCCAGGCTGATGAACTTCCTGAAGCTGGAGGAGGGGAAGTTTGGCATGGTTCTCCTTAGGAAGACCCTccaggtggaggagaggtaccCGTACCCGGTCAGGCTGGAGGCTATGTACGAGGTGATGGACCAGACCCACATGCGCAAGCTGGAGAAGGCCAGGCAGAGGGGCTTCGTGCAGAGGTGCAAGGCGGCCGGTGTTGAGGGCCAGGTGGTTGAGTTTCAGGGCCAGGGGGTATTGACCACGGGGTCAGAGGTCACAGTGAACTCTACAGTGGAGAGGGTGCCAGTGAGGAAAGGGGTGCAGAGACCAGCTCAAGGACCAAAGGCTGTGACAGTTACCACAACCCGACCAACCACAAAACCAACTATGACCACAAAGGCAACCACAATTACAACAAAGacaaccaccacaacaaaaccaacaagaacaacaaaaaaaacaactacaaccacaacaaaaccaccaccaacaacaaaagCAACCACAACCATAACTACAGCAAAGCCAACCACAACCCCCACCAGAAAAACAACCACGACCACAACAAAACCAACAACTACTACAACGACCACAAAAGTAACCACCACAACAAAACCAACAACCACAACAAAAACAACCACGACCACCACTACTATAAAACCAACCACCACAACAAAACCAAAAACTACAACAACACGAcgaaccacaaccacaaccaccacaaaaCCCACAGTTCCGAAGCCCTTGGACCCCCAGACAACACCGCACTGGGACCTAGAGGTCCCCACCACAGACGAATCCTCCTACATCCTCTCAGAGACCCACAAAAATGGCATAGATGACGTTACAGAATCCCACAGAGACCAATATGAAGAAGACACAACCGACGATACCAAACATGGCCGACAAGTTGTTACCTCTCCAACTCAGCTCACTAACAACAAACCAACTGAAGGAGGGGAAGAGCTGGGCAGTGAACTTAAGGTTGACTCTGATGCACAGGTGGAAACAGCTTCCCCCAAGAAGAGCAAGGTCAAGCGGCCTGTCAATGCAGAGAGGAAGAAAAAGGCTGATAAATCAGGCAAAAAGAGTAAAGCAGACAAGAAAAGGTTGAAGGCTACTAAAGACAGTGATGGGGGCTTCTATCGTGGCAGGAGACCAGGGAAGAAGGCCGCTATTAACCAGGAGAAAGAAGCAGACAACAAGAGGCCCCCCACAAAACAGCCAAACCTCTTAGTATCCTTTTTTGGTCATTTTGAGAAGAGACGACGTCTACTT GTGATCAGTACTCCAGACGAGGAGAATCCTATGTACACGCAGCAGAgagatgagtatctggagcatgtgTGTGAATTGGGTGTCAGAAAAATCTCTCTTATCACCATCTTTGGCTCTCTGACCAATGGCACCATGAAGATGGACCATTACCAGCCTG AGAAGGATCAGCCTCTGAAAGGCATGAAAGACGAGGACTTCACAAACCAGCCCCTCATCAGAGCCTTGAGGACTGAGTTGGGACTGATATTTGACGACTACTATATGGTGCTGACCGACTTTGATATGAAAGTGAAG CAAGAATATGAGGTGCCCATCGCCATGACGGCTGTGTTTGACTACATAGACACATTCTCTTCTCGCATCAAGGAGATGGAACAGCAGAAGAGACAAGGAGTGACGTGTAAGACAGAAGACAAATCCAAATCCCTGGAGAACTTCCTCTCACG GTTCCGCTGGAGACGCAGGCTGTTTGtgatctcctcctctgacgacgAGGAATGGGCCTATCAGCAGCAGCTCTACGCCCTGACTAGCCAGGCCTGCAATCTGG GCCTGCGCCACTTGTCTGTGCTGAAGCTGATTGGAAAGGACATGGAGGATATGGGCGGGACCCTTGAGCTATACCCAATCAACG GGACTGCCACTGTGGAACGTGAGGACGTTTCTCCCTCTCTGGTGCAGGACATCAGGAACTACTTCCAGATCAGCCCAGAGTACTTCTCTATGCTGCTGGTGGGGAAAGACGGCAACGTCAAGTCCTGGTACCCGTCTCCCATGTGGTCCATGTCCATCATATATGACCTGGTTGACTCCATGCAGCTCCGCAGACAGGAGATGGCTATCCAGCAGTCCCTTGGCATGCGCTGTCCTGAGGATGAGTATGGGGGCTACGGTCATGACAGAGACCCCGATGGTTACCACCGTGGATATGGTTACTAA